The nucleotide window TCCTTGATTGCCTTTCGGGCGGCGAGGTCCAACTCTGACTTTGAACGGGAGAAGTTCAGGAACTTGCAGGCGTAGACCAGTGGTGGGCAAGCTGGTCGCATATGGACTTCCTGGGCCCCGTAGTCGAAAAGTGAGCGGATTGTCTCGCGGAGTTGGGTCCCGCGCACGATCGAGTCCTCGCAGAAGAGGATGCGTTTTCCCTGGATGAGTACCTGGATGGGGATGAGTTTCATACCGGCGACGAGGTCGCGGGTTTCCTGATCTTGAGGCATGAAGCTGCGCGGCCAGGTCGGCGTGTACTTCACGAAGGGGCGTTGATGGGGTACGCGGGCCTGGTTGGAGTAGCCGATGGCGTGGCCGGTGCCGGAGTCGGGGATGCCGGCCACGAGGTCGACCTGGACATCATCGCTACGAGCCAAGGCCGCGCCGCAGCGATAGCGAGCGGCCTCGACGTTGATTCCCTCGTAGCTTGACGCGGGGTATCCGTAGTACACCCACAGGAAGGAGCAGATTTGCATCCGGTCGACCGGTGGTTTCTTTTGCTCGGTGCCCTCCTCGGTTACCAGGACGATTTCGCCGGGCCCGAGGTAGCGGTCCACCTCGTAGCCGAGGTTGGGCAGGGCGCAGGTTTCGAGGGTAACGGCGTGGGCTCCCGGCTTGCGGCCGATGACCAAGGGGGTGCGGCCGTATCGATCGCGGGCGGCGTAGATACCTTCTTCGGTGAGCAGGAGCAAGGAGCAGGAGCCGTCCACGCACTGCTGCACGTTGTGTATGCCCTCGATGAAGGAGGATTCCTGGTTGATGAGGGTGGCGACCAACTCGGTGGGGTTGATACCGCCGCCGCCCATTTCGGAGAAGTGGGTTCGTCGCTTGCTGAAGGCCCGGCGGGCGAGTTCATCGGCGTTGCGAACCAGGCCGACGGTCACGATCGCGTAGGTTCCCAAGTGGCTGCCGATGATAAGGGGTTGATCCTCGTAGTCGCTGATGACGCCGATGCCGCGTCGGCCCCTCATTCGGCGGACGTCGTCCTCGAACTTGGACCGGAACTGGGCGTTGGTGATGTCATGGATGTAGCGGGTGTAGCCGGTGCCGTCGACGACGGCCAGCCCGCCGCGTTTGGTTCCCAGGTGAGAATGGTAATCTGTCCCATAGAAGAGGTCGTGTACGCAGTCTTCCCGGGAAGCCGTTGCGAATAGTCCGCCCATGACCCTCGCCTCCTGCTCCAGCACCTGGGCAATTGGGTATCTGCGCCGTCAAGCGTCCACCGAACGGGCCGTCAGCAGCCGGGAGCACCCGGCATCACGGCTGTTCGCCGGCGATGGCAGGCAGGCTATCGCCTGAGCTGGTGGCGTGCAAACCCGGGGGCCGTGCCGGTCCCGAGGCGGCTGTGAGTTTCGGGTACCGACCAGGTCGTTCAGCCTGTCCGGGGGCGTTCAACGGGGTGGGGCGCGGCCCGGCGGTGGGCCGCGCAGCCGGCGGCGCCCGGGCTGGTGGCTGATCGGCGAAGCTTTCCGGTTGCATGGCGCAATGTGAGGGGTGGAGAGACCGGCAGTTGACGAGGGCCGGGGGGTCTCCCCGGGCTCGCGGCTGGTCACCTGGTCTTGAACTCGATCTGGGCGGTCTCGCTTTTGTTGGCTCTCACCGTCAGTACGAGCTTGTACTTCTTGCCGGGATCGAGTCGGACTCCCTCGACGGTCTTGCCTTGCAGGTTGATGACGTTGAGTTTTTCGGATGCTGGTTCGGGTCACATTGAGAACCATCACGTGCCCCAGGCGAGCTTCGTGCCGGTGGCCGCCATGGCCAGGAGGGCCAGGACGATGGACTCCCCGGCGATGAAGCCAGCGGCGATGGGATAGGCGAAGATATCGGCCGTTGGGTGGTGGATTCTTTTCCACAGCCACGCCAGGACGGCGCCGAGGGCAAACGACAAGCTGGTTTGGAAGGGTACGACCCAAGCGAGGCCGAGGCCCATAGCGGAGGGCAGGTACGGAGCGGCCTTGGGGAACAGGATGCCGAGAATGGGGAGGGCGATGCCGACCAGGGCGCCGATCACCACGGCGTATCGGGCG belongs to Phycisphaerae bacterium and includes:
- a CDS encoding amidophosphoribosyltransferase yields the protein MGGLFATASREDCVHDLFYGTDYHSHLGTKRGGLAVVDGTGYTRYIHDITNAQFRSKFEDDVRRMRGRRGIGVISDYEDQPLIIGSHLGTYAIVTVGLVRNADELARRAFSKRRTHFSEMGGGGINPTELVATLINQESSFIEGIHNVQQCVDGSCSLLLLTEEGIYAARDRYGRTPLVIGRKPGAHAVTLETCALPNLGYEVDRYLGPGEIVLVTEEGTEQKKPPVDRMQICSFLWVYYGYPASSYEGINVEAARYRCGAALARSDDVQVDLVAGIPDSGTGHAIGYSNQARVPHQRPFVKYTPTWPRSFMPQDQETRDLVAGMKLIPIQVLIQGKRILFCEDSIVRGTQLRETIRSLFDYGAQEVHMRPACPPLVYACKFLNFSRSKSELDLAARKAIKELGEREPDLEEYADHRSTKHAAMVERVRQQLNLTTLKYQRLDDLVAAIGLPKCKLCTYCWDGVDNRQVDEPPLPFPEAVVTTPSPSSRPVQGRPDCRKAAGTGPCPRNGGRPIPRQ